The Thamnophis elegans isolate rThaEle1 chromosome Z, rThaEle1.pri, whole genome shotgun sequence genome contains a region encoding:
- the LOC116521998 gene encoding vomeronasal type-2 receptor 26-like produces the protein MVSMIHYHFNEVSFHTHPAQELFEFPEVLTKFYQHVLSLAFAVKEINENPQILPNVTLGFHIHDNYYHPMMTYRTILDLLFKSQQFVPNYKCDTVKNLMAIIGGLSSETSSYMADIVGLYKIPQLAYGSFTPLDSDNGEMCSFYSIVPNESSQYIGIIQLLQHFGWTWIGILTTDNWNGEHFLQIMESLFSQHGICSASIQRIPYLTHWDKFQDMIEKAANIYNSIADEKIKTFIISGDSLTIAWVTTIIFTMFPGLDHSSLGKVWIMTAQIDYLLTSIQKKWDRRFFDGAIFFTIHSKQISGYNEFLKSIKPPWIQEDGIFPLFWEQVFDCSLPSSRSTLVDNDICTGEEKLEDIPGSLFEMQLTGHSYSIYNAVYVLAQALHPLFLLQSNHRHLRRPKLLHYEDAQPWKLHQFLKGKTFNNSLGDILTFYDQKNRKGGFDIVNIVTFPNSTFQRYKIGKVDPDALPGQELVINEDTIVWHRSFNQVLPISLCNGYCQPGYQKRKHEGKKFCCYDCIQCPERKISNKIDMVACFECPEDQYANQERNGCLLKRINFLSYEEPLGYSLACVSSVFSLITTWVLGTFIKHKDSPIVKANNRDLTYTLLISLLFCFLCSLLFIGQPGRVTCILRQSAFGFIFSLSISCVLAKTILVSLAFKATKPGSRMRTWMGKRLAVSIVLFCSIFQAGICIVWLSTSPPFPELDVHSVTEEMVLQCNEGSVFMFYCVLSYMALLSFASFFVAFQARKLPDSFNEAKFITFSMLAFCSVWVSFVPTYLSTRGKAMVAVEIFSILCSTASLLGCIFSPKCYIIVLRPDLNNKEQLIRRHA, from the exons ATGGTTTCTATGATACATTACCATTTCAATGAAGTTTCATTTCATACACATCCTGCTCAAGAGCTCTTTGAATTTCCAGA GGTACTAACAAAATTCTACCAACATGTCCTTTCCTTGGCCtttgctgtgaaggagatcaaTGAGAATCCACAAATCCTGCCTAATGTCACTCTTGGTTTCCATATCCATGATAACTATTATCATCCAATGATGACCTATCGGACAATCCTAGACCTCCTCTTCAAATCCCAGCAATTCGTCCCCAACTACAAATGTGACACCGTGAAAAACCTCATGGCCATTATTGGAGGACTCAGCTCTGAAACTTCATCCTACATGGCAGACATTGTTGGTTTATACAAGATACCACAG CTCGCTTATGGATCATTTACCCCTCTGGATAGTGATAATGGAGAGATGTGTTCCTTCTACTCCATTGTCCCCAATGAATCTTCTCAGTACATTGGGATTATCCAACTGCTTCAACATTTTGGGTGGACCTGGATTGGGATCTTGACTACTGATAATTGGAATGGAGAACATTTCCTGCAGATCATGGAGTCCCTCTTTTCCCAACATGGCATCTGCTCTGCTTCCATTCAAAGAATCCCATATTTAACCCACTGGGATAAATTTCAGGACATGATTGAGAAAGCAGCAAACATTTACAACAGCATAGCTGATGAGAAGATCAAGACCTTTATTATCTCGGGAGACTCTTTGACCATTGCATGGGTGACTACCATCATCTTTACAATGTTCCCTGGACTTGACCACAGTTCCTTGGGAAAGGTGTGGATCATGACTGCCCAGATTGATTATTTACTAACAAGTATACAAAAAAAATGGGATCGACGATTCTTTGATGGTGCCATTTTTTTCACAATTCACTCAAAGCAAATTTCAGGGTACAACGAATTCCTGAAGTCGATAAAACCTCCTTGGATTCAAGAAGATGGTATTTTCCCACTTTTCTGGGAACAAGTGTTTGATTGTTCTTTGCCATCTTCTCGTTCAACTCTGGTGGACAATGACATTTGTACCGGAGAGGAAAAGCTGGAGGACATTCCTGGGTCTCTTTTTGAGATGCAGTTGACTGGACACAGCTATAGTATCTATAATGCTGTCTATGTATTGGCTCAAGCTTTACATCCTCTCTTCTTACTTCAATCTAATCACAGGCATTTGAGGAGGCCTAAATTATTACACTATGAAGATGCACAACCATGGAAG CTCCACCAGTTTCTTAAAGGCAAGACATTCAACAATTCTCTTGGTGACATCTTGACATTTTATGACCAAAAGAACAGAAAAGGTGGCTTTGATATCGTCAACATAGTCACCTTTCCCAATTCCACTTTCCAGAGATATAAGATTGGAAAAGTGGATCCTGACGCTCTCCCAGGACAAGAATTAGTCATTAATGAGGACACGATTGTTTGGCACAGATCATTTAACCAG GTGCTTCCCATCTCTCTGTGCAATGGATATTGTCAGCCTGGTTATCAGAAAAGGAAGCATGAAGGGAAAAAATTCTGCTGTTATGATTGCATTCAATGCCCAGAGAGGAAAATCTCAAATAAGATTG aCATGGTAGCTTGCTTTGAATGTCCAGAAGATCAATATGCaaaccaagaaagaaatggatGCCTCTTGAAAAGGATAAACtttctgtcttatgaagaaccttTAGGGTATAGTTTAGCTTGTGTTTCTTCTGTGTTCTCCCTCATTACAACATGGGTGTTGGGAACTTTTATTAAGCACAAAGACAGCCCTATTgtgaaagccaacaaccgggatctcACCTACACTCTCCTCATCTCCCTTCTGTTCTGTTTCCTCTGCTCTTTGCTCTTTATTGGACAACCTGGGAGAGTCACCTGTATCCTAAGACAGTCTGCATTTGGTTTCATTTTCTCATTGTCCATCTCTTGtgtgttggccaaaaccatcCTTGTTTCTCTTGCCTTCAAGGCTACCAAACCAGGATCTCGGATGAGGACATGGATGGGGAAAAGGCTGGCTGTTTCTATTGTCCTTTTCTGCTCAATATTCCAAGCAGGCATCTGTATTGTGTGGCTGTCAACCTCTCCTCCATTCCCAGAATTAGACGTGCATTCAGTCACTGAGGAAATGGTTCTACAATGCAATGAAGGATCCGTCTTTATGTTTTATTGTGTCCTGAGCTATATGGCCCTCCTTTCATTTGCCAGTTTCTTTGTGGCTTTCCAGGCTCGTAAactgcctgacagctttaatgaagccaagttcatcaccttcagcatgttggcttTCTGTAGTGTGTGGGTCTCCTTTGTCCCAACCTATCTGAGCACCAGGGGAAaagccatggtggctgtggagatcttctctattTTGTGCTCTACTGCTTCCCTCCTAGGATGCATCTTTTCCCCCAAGTGTTACATTATTGTGTTGAGGCCTGATTTAAACAACAAGGAACAGTTGATAAGAAGACATGCTTAA